A single region of the Raphanus sativus cultivar WK10039 chromosome 1, ASM80110v3, whole genome shotgun sequence genome encodes:
- the LOC108856440 gene encoding early nodulin-like protein 9, which translates to MLHRFSFLVCLLVIINTVCAREFVVGGSKGWTVPSDDQLYNQWAEKSRFQISDSLLFVYQQNQDSVLQVTRDAYDSCNTEEPTAKFTDGHTSITLDRSGPYYFISGNKDNCHKNQKLVIIVMADRSSTKTTTESSPPPSPSVESSPSPTYTGTFEITPAPSQDTPGNTASPFASSVLPSAFIVIIFLSLFS; encoded by the exons ATGCTTCATAGGTTCAGCTTTCTTGTGTGTCTTCTTGTAATTATTAACACGGTCTGCGCCAGAGAGTTTGTTGTAGGAGGATCAAAGGGTTGGACTGTTCCCTCAGATGATCAACTATACAATCAATGGGCAGAAAAAAGCAGATTCCAAATCAGTGACTCTTTGC TTTTTGTCTACCAACAAAACCAAGACTCAGTGCTTCAAGTGACAAGAGATGCTTACGATAGCTGCAACACCGAGGAACCCACTGCTAAATTCACAGACGGACACACTTCCATCACGCTTGACCGATCGGGACCATACTATTTCATCAGTGGAAACAAAGACAATTGTCACAAGAACCAAAAGCTTGTAATCATTGTCATGGCTGATAGAAGCAGTACAAAAACAACAACCGAATCTTCACCACCTCCTTCACCTTCGGTGGAATCCTCACCCTCTCCTACTTACACAGGAACCTTTGAAATAACCCCGGCGCCTTCACAAGATACTCCTGGAAACACAGCTTCACCTTTTGCCTCCTCTGTTCTGCCTTCTGCTTTCATTGTTATAatatttctctctcttttcagCTAA
- the LOC108849019 gene encoding uncharacterized protein LOC108849019: MELDPKKIIEVLEKYEAEADQVFVIRSQMVENDRERNANREALTALRKRARTTKTSVPSPFDSTMKITQRKPMAQEVCSTCGSHDSSEPTWMMLPGADLFVAVPFHAVHTMLEKDEEKMGFESKKLRSLLKEKTLFLSELGALADSIPPGVIRSLVALKGQTLSLSRTMLGC, translated from the exons ATGGAGTTGGATCCAAAGAAGATTATTGAAGTATTGGAGAAATATGAAGCTGAAGCTGATCAGGTTTTCGTAATTCGAAGTCAG ATGGTGGAGAACGACAGGGAGAGGAATGCGAACCGAGAGGCTCTTACAGCACTCAGGAAGAGAGCACGGACAACGAAGACTAGTGTTCCTTCTCCTTTTGATTCTACGATGAAAATTACCCAACGGAAACCTATGGCACAGGAAGTTTGCTCGACGTGTGGATCCCATGACTCTAGTGAACCCACGTGGATGATGCTCCCAGGAGCTGACCTTTTTGTTGCAGTTCCTTTTCATGCTGTGCATACAATGCTGGAAAAAG atgaagagaagatgGGGTTTGAATCGAAGAAACTGCGGAGCTTACTGAAGGAGAAGACTCTTTTTCTATCTGAACTTGGGGCTCTTGCTGATAGCATTCCTCCTGGCGTTATCAGATCTTTGGTTGCGTTAAAAGGACAAACCTTAAGCTTAAGTAGAACAATGTTGGGATGTTGA
- the LOC108855140 gene encoding protein disulfide-isomerase 5-3-like has product MVSTTKIKSVDFYRKIPRDLTEASLSGAGLSIVAALAMMFLFGMELSTYLAVTTQTSVIVDNSSDDDFLQIDFNVSFPALSCEFASVDVSDVLSTNRLNLTKEIKKVPIDPHLRETGEEYHPTPNLDLIHHGDEHQVDDNAYAAISLTGAIFDKISHKFPILVVNFYAPWCYWSSRLRPSWEKAAEITRQKYGPDSDGRVLLGSVDCTEEPALCTKYHIQGYPSIRIFHNGSDLRDDHGHQEHDSYHGNRDTESLVKMVDELLRPIKKFDGTPNHAASSIRKAPVSGGCRIEGYVRAKKVPGELVISAVSGAHSFDASRMNMTHFVNHLSFGRMISARLLTDMKRLLPYLGLSHDRLNGKWFVNEGKFAANVTIEHYLQVVKTEVVSRRFGQEYSVIEEYEYTAHSSVAHGYYYPVAKFHFDLSPMQVMISENPKSFSHFVTNVCAIIGGVFTVAGILDSIFQSTYGIMKKVELGKNF; this is encoded by the exons ATGGTTTCCACCACTAAGATCAAGTCCGTTGATTTCTACAG AAAAATCCCAAGAGATTTGACAGAGGCATCTCTCTCCGGTGCTGGTTTATCCATTGTAGCTGCCCTCGCTATGATGTTTTTGTTTGGAATG GAGCTGAGTACTTATTTGGCAGTTACCACTCAGACATCTGTAATAGTTGACAATAGCTCTGATGATGACTTCTTACAAATTGATTTCAATGTCAG CTTTCCTGCTCTCTCATGTGAATTTGCATCTGTTGATGTAAGCGACGTGTTGTCAACT AACAGGTTGAACCTAacgaaagaaataaagaaagttcCAATCGATCCGCATTTAAGAGAAACTGGGGAGGAGTACCACCCCACCCCTAACTTAGATCTCATCCACCATGGAGACGAACATCAGGTCGACGACAATGCTTATGCTGCTATATCTTTAACTGGTGCTATTTTTGACAAGATTTCACATAA ATTCCCAATTTTGGTTGTTAACTTCTATGCGCCATGGTGCTACTGGAGTAGTCGCTTG AGACCATCTTGGGAGAAAGCAGCTGAGATTACAAGGCAGAA ATATGGTCCTGATAGTGATGGGCGTGTCCTACTTGGAAGTGTTGATTGCACTGAAGAACCTGCTCTATGTACAAA GTATCATATACAAGGCTATCCATCCATTCGTATCTTCCACAACGGTAGTGATCTTAG GGACGATCATGGGCACCAAGAACATGATTCTTACCATGGAAATCGGGACACAGAGAGCTTAGTCAAG ATGGTGGACGAACTGCTCAGACCTATCAAGAAGTTTGATGGTACACCTAATCATGCGGCTTCAAGTATTAGAAAGGCACCAGTTAGTGGAGGCTGTAGAATCGAAGGCTATGTGCGTGCCAAGAAG GTTCCTGGTGAACTCGTTATCTCAGCTGTTTCAGGGGCTCATTCATTCGATGCTTCTCGAATGAACATGACACATTTTGTAAACCATCTATCGTTTGGTAGGATGATTTCAGCTAGGTTGTTGACTGATATGAAACGGTTACTGCCTTATCTTGGTCTAAGCCATGACAGGCTTAATGGAAAATGGTTCGTTAATGAAGGAAAGTTTGCTGCTAATGTTACT ATCGAACATTATCTTCAAGTAGTAAAAACAGAAGTCGTTTCAAGAAGGTTCGGTCAAGAATACTCAGTGATTGAGGAATATGAATATACAGCTCATAGCAGTGTGGCTCATGGTTACTATTACCCTGTTGCAAAGTTTCACTTCGACCTCTCTCCTATGCAG GTCATGATAAGCGAGAACCCAAAGTCATTCTCACACTTCGTTACAAATGTTTGCGCCATAATAGGTGGTGTTTTCACG GTTGCCGGGATACTAGATTCGATATTTCAAAGCACTTACGGAATAATGAAAAAGGTCGAACTAGGGAAGAACTTTTGA